In Paenibacillus sp. G2S3, a single window of DNA contains:
- a CDS encoding membrane dipeptidase, with product MSTYEGLYDFKLTEQDEERAVHLHEQNINIDLLFQGPLSPNAIPESVSEKIKELCEPYKDEPMIYSSMPAKMITKLSASGEIPEYKSEWYKSGITAGNRELHLESLESMVTSMAEVQLQFDSADWLVKALTAEDIRTAKRNGHKAGIITAQETDGLGKNLDLLDVLHNFGLRILQLTYNNQNQVGAGCAEQSNAGITNYGKRFIERLNKLGIIVDTGHCGKQTTLDACQYSKTPVIASHTGVEAIYPHMRCKSDEEIIAIAKTGGVIGIFAMPWFVHEDPNHTTIDHVLDHIEYVIRLVGVDHVGIGTDWPMSDVLWSLVYFKEHIAPKLGFAKGDGPSTETVAGLEKYSYFINFTRGLVARGYTDEDIAKIMGGNWLRVFEEIWG from the coding sequence ATGAGCACATATGAAGGTTTGTATGATTTCAAGTTGACGGAGCAAGACGAAGAACGGGCCGTACATTTGCATGAGCAGAACATTAATATTGATTTGCTATTTCAAGGCCCCTTATCTCCAAACGCAATTCCAGAGTCTGTGTCCGAAAAAATAAAAGAGCTGTGTGAGCCCTATAAAGATGAGCCGATGATATACAGCAGCATGCCAGCAAAAATGATCACAAAGCTGTCGGCCAGCGGTGAGATCCCCGAGTATAAAAGTGAATGGTATAAATCGGGAATTACCGCGGGTAACAGGGAACTTCACTTAGAATCCTTAGAAAGCATGGTCACTAGCATGGCTGAAGTTCAGCTTCAGTTCGACTCCGCAGATTGGTTAGTAAAAGCATTAACCGCTGAGGACATTCGTACAGCCAAGCGTAATGGCCATAAGGCGGGTATTATCACGGCACAAGAAACAGATGGTTTAGGCAAAAACTTAGACCTATTAGATGTGTTACATAATTTTGGCTTAAGAATTTTACAATTAACCTATAACAATCAGAATCAGGTCGGTGCAGGCTGTGCAGAACAGTCGAATGCTGGGATTACGAACTATGGCAAAAGATTCATTGAGCGCCTGAATAAGCTGGGGATCATTGTAGATACGGGACATTGTGGAAAACAGACCACGCTCGATGCTTGCCAGTATTCTAAGACTCCGGTCATTGCTTCACACACAGGTGTAGAGGCGATCTATCCGCATATGCGCTGTAAAAGTGATGAAGAGATTATCGCGATAGCGAAGACGGGTGGAGTCATCGGTATTTTTGCTATGCCGTGGTTTGTTCATGAAGATCCTAACCATACGACCATTGATCATGTGCTGGATCATATCGAATATGTGATTCGGCTTGTAGGCGTGGATCATGTTGGGATTGGAACGGATTGGCCGATGAGCGATGTGCTCTGGTCATTGGTTTATTTTAAAGAACATATTGCACCTAAGCTAGGATTCGCCAAAGGAGACGGTCCTTCTACTGAAACCGTTGCTGGGCTTGAAAAATATAGTTATTTTATCAACTTTACTAGAGGTCTAGTGGCTCGCGGTTATACGGATGAGGACATTGCAAAGATCATGGGTGGCAACTGGCTGCGCGTATTTGAAGAAATTTGGGGATAG
- a CDS encoding ornithine cyclodeaminase family protein has product MLVINQNEVAELLAMESCITVMESVLKDLSAGQAVQSLRQVLPLHQGNLIGLMPGYLQGEEVAGAKIISVFPSNHGSGLPSHQGLVTLFDSSTGVLKAVVDGQKITAIRTAAVSAVATRYLARKDAEVLAILGTGEQAKSHLEAMLLVRSIREVRVWSKTHAKAKDFQVEMSRKYGVEIVVAESVQEAVSPADIICTVTASTEPVLKGEWLKSGVHINAVGACRPADRELDSETVRLAKLYVDRLESAHNESGDYLIPLNEGVINSGHIIGEIGELISGSIEGRATADEITLFKGLGLAIEDLAAANFIYNEAVKLQKGIEIAF; this is encoded by the coding sequence ATGCTAGTTATTAATCAAAATGAAGTGGCTGAGCTATTAGCAATGGAGTCTTGCATCACAGTGATGGAATCCGTTTTGAAGGACTTGTCCGCAGGACAAGCCGTACAGAGCTTAAGACAAGTACTCCCGCTGCACCAAGGTAATCTGATTGGCTTAATGCCGGGCTATTTGCAGGGTGAAGAAGTAGCAGGTGCCAAAATCATCAGTGTATTTCCAAGCAATCATGGCTCAGGTTTACCTTCCCATCAAGGGCTTGTTACGCTATTCGACTCTTCTACCGGTGTTCTGAAAGCTGTAGTAGATGGACAAAAGATTACCGCAATCCGTACGGCGGCAGTTAGCGCAGTAGCCACTCGTTATCTGGCCAGAAAAGATGCAGAGGTGCTTGCCATTCTAGGTACGGGCGAGCAAGCCAAAAGTCATCTGGAAGCGATGCTACTGGTCCGATCGATTCGTGAGGTCAGAGTTTGGAGTAAGACACATGCGAAGGCAAAAGATTTCCAAGTGGAGATGAGCCGTAAATATGGTGTGGAGATCGTTGTGGCTGAGTCTGTTCAAGAGGCAGTAAGCCCAGCAGATATCATTTGTACCGTAACAGCATCCACAGAGCCTGTACTCAAAGGAGAGTGGCTGAAGTCCGGTGTACATATCAATGCGGTTGGAGCCTGCAGACCAGCAGATCGTGAGCTGGATTCGGAGACCGTCCGATTAGCTAAGTTATATGTAGACCGATTGGAATCCGCGCATAATGAATCCGGGGATTATTTAATTCCGCTGAACGAAGGCGTGATTAATTCAGGCCATATTATCGGTGAAATCGGTGAATTGATCAGCGGGAGTATTGAGGGCAGAGCTACAGCTGATGAGATCACTCTTTTTAAAGGACTAGGACTTGCGATAGAGGATTTAGCAGCAGCCAACTTCATTTATAATGAAGCTGTTAAATTACAAAAAGGCATTGAAATTGCATTCTAA
- a CDS encoding aldo/keto reductase: MSSKITLGRTNLQVLPLGLGANAVGGHNLFPGLNDETGRNIVRNALEHGINFIDTAYIYGPGRSEELIGEVLRERGGRDNVVIATKGAHKITGDKVTIDNSPAFLRQSVEDSLKRLQTDYIDLYYIHFPDESTPKDEAVGELKKLKDEGKIKAIGVSNFSIEQLREANKDGHVDVLQSHYNLLHRDAEKDLLPYTQEHGISFVPYFPLASGLLGGKYKQGDTFSDNRKNNPMFQGETFAKNLEKVDKVRQIADAKGVDVAHVVLAWYLTVPSIDALIPGAKRPEQIVSNLQTLKVQLTPEEIKAIDSIFKA; the protein is encoded by the coding sequence ATGTCTAGTAAAATAACGTTAGGTAGAACAAATTTGCAGGTACTCCCTCTCGGACTGGGTGCCAATGCTGTTGGTGGGCATAATTTATTTCCCGGCTTAAATGATGAGACGGGTAGAAACATCGTTCGCAACGCTCTTGAACATGGGATCAATTTCATTGATACCGCCTATATTTATGGACCAGGTAGATCCGAGGAATTGATCGGAGAAGTGCTGAGAGAAAGAGGTGGCCGTGATAATGTGGTCATTGCTACTAAGGGCGCTCACAAGATTACGGGCGATAAGGTTACAATCGACAACTCTCCGGCTTTTCTCAGACAGTCTGTGGAAGACAGTTTGAAACGCCTCCAGACCGATTATATCGATCTTTACTATATTCATTTCCCTGATGAAAGCACACCTAAGGATGAAGCTGTTGGCGAGCTTAAGAAGCTGAAGGATGAAGGAAAGATCAAAGCAATTGGTGTCTCCAACTTCTCCATTGAACAGCTGAGAGAAGCCAACAAGGACGGGCATGTGGATGTTCTCCAATCCCATTACAACCTGCTGCACCGTGATGCGGAAAAAGACCTACTCCCTTACACGCAGGAGCATGGCATTTCTTTCGTTCCTTATTTCCCGCTCGCATCCGGCCTTCTTGGCGGGAAATATAAGCAAGGCGATACGTTCAGCGACAATAGAAAGAACAACCCCATGTTCCAAGGAGAGACCTTTGCCAAGAACTTGGAGAAAGTGGACAAGGTTCGTCAAATTGCCGATGCCAAAGGTGTTGATGTCGCTCATGTGGTACTCGCCTGGTATTTGACTGTACCTTCCATCGATGCGCTAATTCCGGGCGCCAAGCGCCCAGAGCAAATCGTCTCGAATCTACAGACTCTGAAGGTTCAGCTGACACCAGAAGAGATCAAAGCGATTGATTCAATCTTTAAGGCTTAA
- the fabV gene encoding enoyl-ACP reductase FabV — MIIQPKTRGFICTTAHPEGCAKQIEQQIEYVKAQKKIEGPANVLVIGASTGYGLASRISAAFGAGANTIGVFFDKAAEGQRTASAGWYNSAAFEQQAAELGLKSHSIVGDAFSDAIKEKTIELIKAEYGTIDLVIYSVASPRRTHPVTGETFSSVIKPVGTAYSNKTLNFHTGEVSMTTIEPATEEEVRQTIAVMGGEDWRMWIDQLQAADVLADGATTVAYSYIGPEITHPIYRDGTIGQAKHDLEQTAIQMNDLLSAKGGRAFVSVNKALVTQSSSAIPVVPLYISALYEVMKEKGLHENCIEQMYRLFSEHLYGEGKATTNGSCLIRIDDWEMREDVQTEVMKRWDELTTDNASELADLEGYRQDFFNLFGFRTDGVDYEADIDPNVDIPNMY; from the coding sequence ATGATTATTCAACCTAAAACACGCGGATTTATATGTACAACAGCCCATCCAGAGGGATGTGCCAAACAAATAGAACAACAAATTGAATATGTAAAAGCACAAAAGAAAATTGAGGGACCTGCGAATGTACTTGTCATCGGTGCTTCTACCGGATACGGACTAGCTTCTAGAATTTCAGCTGCTTTTGGTGCTGGCGCCAATACCATTGGTGTGTTCTTCGATAAAGCTGCGGAAGGTCAGCGCACAGCTTCTGCAGGGTGGTACAACTCCGCTGCCTTCGAACAACAAGCAGCAGAGCTTGGACTCAAATCACACAGCATAGTTGGCGATGCCTTCTCTGATGCTATTAAAGAGAAGACCATTGAACTGATTAAAGCTGAATATGGCACAATCGATTTAGTTATTTATAGTGTCGCTTCACCTCGTCGTACCCATCCGGTAACAGGAGAAACCTTCTCCTCCGTTATTAAACCAGTGGGTACAGCTTATTCGAATAAAACCTTGAACTTCCATACAGGTGAAGTATCCATGACCACTATTGAGCCTGCTACAGAAGAAGAGGTACGTCAGACGATCGCCGTTATGGGTGGCGAAGACTGGAGAATGTGGATCGATCAGCTTCAAGCAGCTGATGTCCTTGCAGATGGTGCCACTACCGTTGCTTACTCCTACATCGGGCCTGAGATCACTCACCCTATCTATCGGGACGGAACGATTGGCCAAGCCAAGCACGATCTGGAACAAACTGCGATCCAAATGAATGACCTTCTTTCAGCAAAAGGTGGACGTGCCTTTGTATCCGTTAATAAGGCGCTCGTAACTCAGTCCAGCTCAGCGATTCCTGTAGTGCCCCTTTATATCTCTGCACTTTATGAAGTAATGAAGGAAAAAGGCCTGCACGAGAACTGCATTGAACAAATGTATCGCTTGTTCTCTGAGCACCTATACGGTGAAGGCAAGGCTACTACTAACGGAAGCTGCTTGATCCGCATTGACGACTGGGAAATGCGTGAGGATGTCCAGACAGAGGTTATGAAACGTTGGGACGAGCTGACAACCGATAATGCAAGTGAACTAGCTGATCTGGAAGGCTACCGCCAAGATTTCTTCAATCTGTTTGGCTTTAGAACAGATGGCGTAGACTACGAAGCAGATATTGATCCTAATGTCGACATTCCGAATATGTACTAA
- a CDS encoding aldo/keto reductase → MVKKISVANGVLDVSQISLGCMRIADLSAKEADTHVHSALELGIDFFDHADIYAAGKAEEVFAGVLENNPGMRDKMMIQTKCGIRNGYFDFSKEHILQSVEGSLKRLKTDYIDVLLLHRPDTLFEPEEVAEAFDILESKGLVKHFGVSNQNPLQIELLKKNVKQPLLFNQLQLSIMFTGMIDTGFNVNMTNSGSVVHDGGILEYSRLHDMTIQPWSPFQYGFFEGVFLDNDKFPELNEVINRLAAEKEVTNTAIAIAWILRHPANMQPVVGTTNTQRLRDIAKASDITLTRPEWYEIYRAAGNILP, encoded by the coding sequence ATGGTTAAGAAAATTAGTGTAGCGAATGGTGTACTTGACGTGTCCCAAATTTCGCTTGGCTGTATGCGGATTGCGGATTTGTCTGCAAAAGAGGCTGATACACATGTACATAGTGCGTTGGAGCTCGGAATAGACTTCTTTGATCATGCCGACATTTACGCAGCTGGCAAAGCCGAAGAAGTATTCGCAGGGGTACTCGAGAACAATCCTGGTATGCGTGATAAAATGATGATCCAGACCAAATGCGGAATCCGCAACGGTTATTTTGATTTCTCCAAAGAGCATATCCTACAATCCGTGGAGGGTAGCCTCAAACGCTTGAAGACCGATTATATCGATGTCCTCCTGCTTCACCGTCCTGACACGCTGTTCGAGCCGGAAGAAGTGGCTGAGGCTTTTGACATTCTGGAGAGCAAGGGATTGGTCAAACATTTTGGTGTCAGCAATCAGAACCCGTTACAAATCGAGCTACTGAAGAAAAATGTAAAGCAACCTCTGCTGTTCAACCAGCTGCAATTGAGCATTATGTTCACTGGTATGATTGATACCGGCTTCAATGTGAATATGACTAACTCCGGTTCGGTAGTTCATGATGGCGGGATTTTGGAGTATAGCCGTCTACATGACATGACCATTCAGCCATGGTCACCTTTCCAATATGGGTTCTTTGAAGGTGTATTCTTGGACAACGACAAGTTCCCTGAATTGAATGAGGTCATTAACCGCTTGGCAGCTGAAAAAGAGGTTACCAATACTGCTATTGCCATTGCCTGGATTCTCAGACACCCGGCAAATATGCAGCCTGTTGTAGGTACAACCAATACGCAGCGATTGCGGGATATTGCCAAAGCATCCGATATTACACTCACCAGACCAGAATGGTATGAAATTTACCGTGCTGCCGGTAATATCCTTCCATAA
- a CDS encoding AAA family ATPase — MIIWINGAFGAGKTETAYELHRRLPDSFIYDPENVGYYIRANIPDVMTKSDFQDHYLWREINHSMLKYIANEYSGTINVPMTIVNPDYWMDITGNLIDEGLEVHHFTLCASRETLLKRLGGRGEGNGSWAVQQIDRCITGLNKDVFKDHLDTNNLTTLEVVEMIARKLDINLMST, encoded by the coding sequence GCATATGAATTACATCGTAGACTTCCTGATTCTTTTATATACGATCCAGAGAATGTAGGGTATTACATAAGAGCAAACATTCCTGATGTGATGACAAAAAGTGACTTTCAGGATCATTATCTTTGGCGTGAAATTAACCACTCCATGTTAAAATACATAGCTAACGAATATAGTGGGACGATTAACGTACCTATGACCATAGTCAACCCAGATTATTGGATGGACATTACTGGTAATCTAATAGATGAAGGATTAGAGGTTCATCATTTTACTTTGTGTGCCTCACGAGAGACGCTACTCAAGAGATTGGGTGGTAGAGGTGAAGGGAATGGCTCATGGGCCGTTCAACAGATCGACAGATGCATCACAGGGCTGAATAAGGACGTATTCAAAGACCATTTAGACACGAATAACCTGACTACACTTGAAGTCGTGGAGATGATTGCACGTAAGCTTGATATCAATTTAATGTCTACGTAG